Proteins encoded together in one Lathyrus oleraceus cultivar Zhongwan6 chromosome 5, CAAS_Psat_ZW6_1.0, whole genome shotgun sequence window:
- the LOC127080086 gene encoding uncharacterized protein LOC127080086 — translation MANIPPPVTQTNDRDHYNAKPPIFNGDRFDYRKDRIERFYLGHDIDLWDIVVDGYIYPVDASGNKVERRVMPRQKKDYKNHHKARTILLNAISYNEYENITNKDTAKSIFYSLRMTHEGNTQVKETNSLALIKKYEAFKMEDEETVENMFLRFQTLVVGLKLSKDLNNTSLGELVSSLRSHEIELEEDEPKRKRKYVALKSLGIYEKTKSLQVETGEDSEKESEEDDELSLLFRRVNQLWKKRQGRFRGQRRTCGHSDSNSGFKKVRAGKELMCFECKEPCHFKNEHTKLMKDKPKKNFRGKKKVLMATCLSKVLDKYQKLLDKYKDMKKIHVSESESYCKLPKDFSSLSEENLILKNNNSVPKSKSLKPEKKILSKVSTGYGDIINKYDKSFYKCLARSLNRSLMASMIYGVSRNRTRGVGYDSDEESDSQKR, via the exons ATGGCTAATATCCCTCCACCAGTTACTCAAACAAATGATAGAGATCATTATAATGCTAAACCTCCTATTTTTAATGGAGATAGATTTGATTATAGGAAGGATAGAATAGAGAGATTCTATCTAGGTCACGACATTGATCTATGGGATATAGTAGTTGATGGCTACATATACCCAGTAGATGCAAGTGGCAACAAAGTTGAAAGAAGAGTGATGCCAAGACAAAAAAAAGATTataagaatcatcacaaagcaAGAACCATCTTGCTGAATGCTATTTCATACAACGAGTATGAAAATATCACCAACAAGGATACTGCAAAATCAATATTTTATTCtttgaggatgactcatgaagggAATACACAAGTCAAAGAAACCAATTCTCTTGCCTTAATTAAAAAATATGAAGCGTTCAAGATGGAGGATGAGGAAACTGTAGAGAATATGTTCTTAAGGTTTCAAACTCTTGTTGTAGGACTTAAG ttatcaaaggatctgaacaatacTTCTCTTGGAGAACTggttagttctttaagaagtcatgagattgagcttgaggaagatgagcccaAGAGAAAGAGAAAATATGTTGCTCTAAAGTCTTTGGGAATATATGAGAAGACAAAATCTCTTCAAGTAGAAACAGGTGAAGATTCTGAAAAGGAAtcagaagaagatgatgaattgAGTCTTCTCTTCAGACGTGTCAATCAACTCTGGAAGAAAAGGCAAGGCAGATTCAGAGGACAAAGAAGGACATGTGGTCATTCTGATTCTAATTCTGGATTCAAGAAAGTTAGAGCTGGAAAAGAACTCATgtgctttgagtgcaaggagccaTGCCACTTCAAGAATGAACATACCAAGTTAATGAAAGACAAGCCTAAGAAGAACTTCAGAGGAAAGAAGAAGGTTCTGATGGCTACATG TTTATCAAAAGTTCTGGACAAGTATCAAAAGCTTCTGGACAAATACAAGGATATGAAGAAGATTCATGTATCTGAATCAGAATCATATTGTAAGCTTCCGAAAGATTTTTCAAGTTTGAGTGAAGAAAACTTAATTTTGAAAAACAACAACTCTGTGCCTAAAAGCAAGAGTCTCAAACCTGAGAAGAAAATTCTTTCAAAAGTCTCTACAGGTTATGGTGATATCATAAATAAATATGATAAGTCTTTCTATAAATGTCTTGCTAGAAGCCTCAACAGAAGCTTAATGGCTTCAATGATTTATGGCGTAAGTAGAAACAGAACAAGGGGTGTTGGTTATGATTCTGATGAAGAATCTGATTCTCAAAAAAGATGA